agagagagagagagagggcgagagagagtgtagagagagagagggagaggagagagagatagggggagagagatggggagagagagtgtagagagagatggggagagagatggggaaagagatggggagagagagggtagagagagagagagagagagagagagagggggagagagtgtgtagagagagagagggagaggagagagagagggggagagagatggggagagagaggggggagagatggggagtgtagagagagcgagagagagggggagagagagtgtagagagagagagggagagggagagagagatggggagagagagagagagagggggagagagctgagtgtagagagagagagagagagaggatgagagagagggggagagagaggggagcaggagaggggagagagagagcaagaggggagagagaaggggagagaggggagagagagaaggggagagaggggagagagagagagagagagagagagagggagggaggggagagagagagggtgagtgagagagggagggaagagagagagggagggaagagagagagggtgagagagagagagacatacatcagtgatatattccccccccccccccccccacacacacacacacctcgtagACGGCGAGGTCAATGCCAGCGTAGGGTATGATGCCTATGATGTTGGGTACATATCCTTTGTAGAAGGCCATGATGCCCTCCCTGTGGAGGATCTGTCTGGCACAGTCTAACACACTGGTGTACTGGCCTGTCTTCCCCAGGGTCAGACGAGTCTTCAggacctgggggagggagggggagggaggggggagggggaaggggtagggggaaggagagagggagtttGTTAGTGCATGTGGGATAAATAATGTTTTTCCACATCAGAGTATATGTGTGTATAcaagtgtgtgaatgtgtgtattttcgagtgtgtgtgtgtgctgaagtGCATGcgtaaatgtgtttattttcatgtgtattttactgtgtgtgtgtgtgtgtgtacattattttagtgtgtgtttgtgtattttaatgtgtgtgtttctgtgtatttttgagtgtgagtgtgtgtgctctAACCTCCATAGGGTAGATGGCTGTCTGAGCGGTAGCTCCTGCTAACGACCCAGCTACAAACCTCTCATGAACCCTCAGAGGTCCCCTCTCCTTACTGCCACGCATCCACCTCTtaatctacagagagagagagagagagagacagagggagagagagagagggagagagagagagagggagagagcgagagagagagagagagagacagagggagagagagagagggagagagagagagagagagagagagagagggagacagagggagagagagagagagagagagacagagacagaggcagagagagagagagacagagagacagagagagagagagacagagagagagacagagagagagagagagagagagagagagacagagggagagagagagaaagagagagagggagagagagagagacagagagagggagagacagagagagagagagagagacagagggagagagagagaaagagagagagggagagagagagagagagagagacagagtggcagagagagagagagagacagagagagagagagacagagagagagagagacagagagagggagagacagagagagggagagagagagagagacagagagacagagagagacagagagagagagagacagagagagacagagagagggagagacagagagagggagagagagagagagacagagagagagagagagagagagagagacagagagatacagagagagggagagacagagagagggagagacagagagagggagagagagagagagacagagagacagagagagacagagagagagagagacagagagagacagagagagggagagacagagagagggagagagagagagagacagagagagggagagagagagagagacagagagagagacagcagtggaTGATGTGAAAGTGACAGATGTCAGAAAGATCAGTAACAggatggtgtggtgtagtgtagtgtggtgtggtgtagtgtagtgtgatgtggtgtagtgtggtgtgatgtagtgtagtgtggtgtggtgtagtgtatagtgtatagtgtatatagtgtatagtgtatagtgtatatagtatggtgtagtatgtagtatgtagtactCCACCTGTTCGTAGGCCCAGAACTTGATGGCGGTCTCGGGGGCGATCTTCATGACGTTGACCCCGTTGCCCCTCCACAGGGAACTGaatcccccctccttcaccatggCCCTCAGCCCACTGATCATGTTCCCCACCCCAAGGGCCCCTGCAGGGTTCCCCGGGGTCGAGCCATGCACCTGGGGGGACACAGACACAGTGTATCAGGAGGGgtgtcctaaatgacaccctctTTAGTACACTGCTTTTGACACACCCTCTAGACACTCTTATTCAGACCTGACTAGTCGATCATGTCATATAATATTACGAGCCCAGAGTGATCTGGAGTGAACACATGATGTACAGTACACAAGTTAGATAACCACTCTGTAGTTAGAATATTTCAGTGGTGATACTTCACATCCCCACCAGGTGGAGATGAATACACATCTCCACCTCAGGACCAGATCTAGGAACAGTTTACCGTCCCCCTATCCTAACCTCAACAATTTAGAGGAGGCATGTGAAGCTGAACTTAGACCAGTGTGTAGGGGCAACTTCATTTCACCAAccaccttcctcccctctcctctcctctcctctcctctcttctcctctcctctcctctcctctcctctcctttcctctagtctcctccccttccctctactcaactctaccttcctctcctcccctcccttctcctctagtctcctcccctctcctctcttttcctcccctctcctctagtctcctcccctctcctctcctctcataatgtctcctcccctctcctcttatcttccctcctttcctctagtctcctcccctctcctctcttttcctcccctctcctctcctcccctctcctctcttttcctctcctctccttttctctcctctagACTCCTACCCTccactctccttttctctcctctccccaaactcctgttctcctcttctgtcctctcttcccttctcctctcctcacctgcaGGAAGACTTTAAGGCGGTCCAGTGGGGCGGTGCCGGTCCGGGAGACTGATCCTGCCATAGCTCCAGCCATCAGCTGTCTCCAGACGAACCCTGACTTCTTCTCCTGCTCTGAGAACTCATCAGGACAGGTCAGGTTGTCTCCTATGTCCAGcatctagacagagagagagaggggggaaggagggagaggtaggagggatgggggagaagggagaggtagggatggaggggggaggagggacaggggaggagggagaggtagggggagggagggagaggagggagaggtagggatggagggggaggaggaagaggtagggatggagggggaggaggaagaggtagggatggagggggaggaggaagaggtagggatggagggggaggaggaagaggtagggatggagggggaggagggagaggtagggatggagggggaggaggaagaggtagggatggagggggaggagggagaggtagggatggagggggaggaggaagaggtagggatggagggggaggagggagaggtagggatggagggggaggagggagaggtagggatggagggggaggagagaaagggggaggagggagagggagtcatTTGACAAACTACTTAGTTACTAAACAACAAAGTTGTCAGACTGGTATCCAGGCTACATCTCTGCTGggtttccagtgtgtgtgtgtgcgtgtgtgtgtgcgtgtgtgtgtgtgtgtgtgtgtgtgtgtgtgtgactcacatgAGAGTGTTTCCAGTAGCGAGAGATGTCTTCCAGACTATGTATGGGGTTGAACAGGAAGTGATCTCGCCACTCATCCCAGTCGATGGTCATGTTACCATCCCTGTCAATActgaccagagacagagagaatgtcaCACATAGCacgacacgtacacacacacacacagacggacacacacacacagacgtacacacacacacacacagacgtacgcacacacggacacactaGGGCTGACCCCCTTTAGTGGACTGGTGGATTGTTCCGGTTGacaggctgttggtcgaccgacATTTCTTTAGTCCAGCAGTAGCACATTAGTATATCTTGTTTTTGTACAAGACACCGTCTGATTGgctcctgtctcagtggactaatccattgtggaggccgtgggggtggcacagtccatcactctaagacaTGTGATACTGAAATTGAATATAGGTTATATTATGTTAAAATAATGGTGCAACAATAATAAATCGAATATTATTTCATAACAAATGCTCTTTCCCCCGCGTTGGATACGGTCGCTGTCCGCGGTTCTGAAACATCATCTTTGGTGAGCCGTAGAATTGGCACCTTTCCCTGACAAcaagttaaccagcatattgggaTTGAGAACAATGTGGGCGAGGCAGCAGCAGAGACGAGGAAACAGCCCTTTTGCCTTGAGCCTAATTGTCTAAGAAaattgaggagagaggaaactatTTAACTAGATAGTTAACTAACTGTTAAATGTCCCaggctttataaatcatccatatatatCTCTACAGAAATAAGACTGATCCTGCTTCTGTCctctgtttgagtgtttgtttaacaACCTACTGATTCCATGAGCACCAAGCCTCAAGCAACGGCAAAATGTTGGATAAAGTAATTTCACAGATTCGtctgtttttaatctttgctatgctgtaataaaggctttacgtGTTTTAAGTGCTTTAAGTGTTTTCCGTTAGAACAGACTGGTATTACTTATAcgttatttagtgttgtttacactgttccaaacagGCAGAACAAAatatattgtaatctaacagcacctgtttgtcaCACATAATAAACACCCAGCTCTAACACACAGCTTTCGCTCCTAAACCTTCCTTTTTCCTGGATCTCCTGTAGTCTCCACAACTAAGTCAAATGTCTTCCACAGatctgacttcccctttcccgcctgagcaaccagtaaacattagACCGCTTCCAGCTTCTTTTTCACGTCCTCcgcatccattttgctgtcacgTGTTACTGTGTTTGGAGTTTGTTATAACCgatttattgatgtgattattatgggctataggtcaggtcctattggtcacatgcatgcgATGCTTACATGTTTCATGTAAAGAAAGCAAGGGTTGAGGGATTAGGGAATGTTGTTCCTAATAGAAacaagggttgagggaatagggaatgttgTTCCTAATAGGAacaagggttgagggaatagggaatgttgTTCCTAATAGGAacaagggttgagggaatagggaatgttgTTCCTGAACAAATTAGATTATTTCGTtaacagaacttttcagtcagaaaccAGTAAGAAACTAAACGGCTGAAATGACGTCACAGcttcagcacagacagacaataaaCTCTCAGCTGTGCTGTTGTGCCTTTCCtctgcagtagggaggagagagagacaacgtgCACCAGTCACACAGACACTTCAACACAGTGTGACCATCGGGCTCTTTCTTCAGTCATTTGTGCATCTTAATTATTTAGtccaaacagtgtgcttaaagcatcagacaagctcagcgCAACATGTAGTTGGTTGTATTCAAACACATAgtctgtctatatatggaaaaaagAAGTTTCAACGTttcaaccaatcgattggtcaaaagaacaggacgACTCTCGGTCGACCAAGACAAGCCTAGaagacatacacatacacttGCATGGAccgacgcaaacacacacacacagatggacacacacccacacatgcatggacgaacacacacacacacacacacacacgcacacgcacacagtaaTAATCATGCAAACTCACACTCACAAACATAAAAGTATAGTTGTCCGACAACTCCAATTGTAGAAAACAAAGCCATTCTACAATTCATACTAGATTGTGCAATTACAGCACAGATATAACCAGAGTAGACTGTATCATTCCAGCGTAGATATGAGTAGAGTAGATTGTACAGACCTCTTCATGATGGTGGCAGCCTCCTTCAGACTGACAGCTATTCCCAGAGTTTGAAGGGACTGCTGAATCTCTGATACATCTATCTCACCTGCAAACACAGTATCCACGTCAGAGTTGGTGTGTGtatttgactgtgtgtgttttgattgtgtttctcagtgtgtatTTTATTCACATACCTTACGTACGTACGCAACACAAGAACCCAGTGAGCTTtgcaaaattggctatattgtacaTTTGTATCAAGTTACAAAATGTGGGTCTGCACACGTCTGCGTATTTTAGTTAAACAACTACAGAGGATGTCCATTTATCTCCCTGTGATTCTGGAGCCCCGTACGTAAGACGGGTTCATATTTATCTTTACAAACCGTCGTTGTTGCGGTCCAGGCTGAGGAACATGAGTCGGAGCTCTTCCTCGTGGGAGCGGAGGTACTGCCGGAACTCCTGGAAGTCCAACTCTCCATCATTGTTGCTGTCCCCCTCCTTGACAATCTGCTGGGGAGGGGGCACAGAAGGGGGGTGGAGGAGCGGTGTAGGggcagaggtggtggtggagaggggaggaggtggtggggTTGAAGAGATGGGGGAGTGGAAAGGTGGTGGGGGGGAACAGGGTGGAAGGgtggagagggaatggagagatgttggacgaggagagaggagatggagagatggagagatgtggagtgaggagagagaggagaggtgggggaggagatggagaggaggtagAAGAGTTGCCAACATGGTTAAGAACAGGAGGAAGTGGTGGATGGAATGTTAATGTGGAGGTGAATTAAGAACAGGAGGAAGTGGTGGATGGAATGTTAATGTGGAGGTGAATTAAGAACAGGAGGAAGTGGTGGATGGAATGTTAAT
This genomic stretch from Oncorhynchus clarkii lewisi isolate Uvic-CL-2024 chromosome 13, UVic_Ocla_1.0, whole genome shotgun sequence harbors:
- the LOC139424303 gene encoding mitochondrial adenyl nucleotide antiporter SLC25A23-like isoform X2; protein product: MGPPGARIPRGWRTQARCQEDGDPEREKRWVELFDELDLNSDGVIDIHELRVGLAKRGLSRRAVDRQIVKEGDSNNDGELDFQEFRQYLRSHEEELRLMFLSLDRNNDGEIDVSEIQQSLQTLGIAVSLKEAATIMKSIDRDGNMTIDWDEWRDHFLFNPIHSLEDISRYWKHSHMLDIGDNLTCPDEFSEQEKKSGFVWRQLMAGAMAGSVSRTGTAPLDRLKVFLQVHGSTPGNPAGALGVGNMISGLRAMVKEGGFSSLWRGNGVNVMKIAPETAIKFWAYEQIKRWMRGSKERGPLRVHERFVAGSLAGATAQTAIYPMEVLKTRLTLGKTGQYTSVLDCARQILHREGIMAFYKGYVPNIIGIIPYAGIDLAVYETMKNAWLARHTDSVDPGVVVLVGCGTMSSTCGQLASYPLALVRTRMQAQASVKGGPQLSMLGLFQNIVTQEGVAGLYRGIAPNFLKVIPAVSISYVVYEHMRWRIEKSLG
- the LOC139424303 gene encoding mitochondrial adenyl nucleotide antiporter SLC25A23-like isoform X3, coding for MGPPGARIPRGWRTQARCQEDGDPEREKRWVELFDELDLNSDGVIDIHELRVGLAKRGLSRRAVDRIVKEGDSNNDGELDFQEFRQYLRSHEEELRLMFLSLDRNNDGEIDVSEIQQSLQTLGIAVSLKEAATIMKSIDRDGNMTIDWDEWRDHFLFNPIHSLEDISRYWKHSHMLDIGDNLTCPDEFSEQEKKSGFVWRQLMAGAMAGSVSRTGTAPLDRLKVFLQVHGSTPGNPAGALGVGNMISGLRAMVKEGGFSSLWRGNGVNVMKIAPETAIKFWAYEQIKRWMRGSKERGPLRVHERFVAGSLAGATAQTAIYPMEVLKTRLTLGKTGQYTSVLDCARQILHREGIMAFYKGYVPNIIGIIPYAGIDLAVYETMKNAWLARHTDSVDPGVVVLVGCGTMSSTCGQLASYPLALVRTRMQAQASVKGGPQLSMLGLFQNIVTQEGVAGLYRGIAPNFLKVIPAVSISYVVYEHMRKVLGVERCR
- the LOC139424303 gene encoding mitochondrial adenyl nucleotide antiporter SLC25A23-like isoform X1, translating into MGPPGARIPRGWRTQARCQEDGDPEREKRWVELFDELDLNSDGVIDIHELRVGLAKRGLSRRAVDRQIVKEGDSNNDGELDFQEFRQYLRSHEEELRLMFLSLDRNNDGEIDVSEIQQSLQTLGIAVSLKEAATIMKSIDRDGNMTIDWDEWRDHFLFNPIHSLEDISRYWKHSHMLDIGDNLTCPDEFSEQEKKSGFVWRQLMAGAMAGSVSRTGTAPLDRLKVFLQVHGSTPGNPAGALGVGNMISGLRAMVKEGGFSSLWRGNGVNVMKIAPETAIKFWAYEQIKRWMRGSKERGPLRVHERFVAGSLAGATAQTAIYPMEVLKTRLTLGKTGQYTSVLDCARQILHREGIMAFYKGYVPNIIGIIPYAGIDLAVYETMKNAWLARHTDSVDPGVVVLVGCGTMSSTCGQLASYPLALVRTRMQAQASVKGGPQLSMLGLFQNIVTQEGVAGLYRGIAPNFLKVIPAVSISYVVYEHMRKVLGVERCR